From Hippoglossus stenolepis isolate QCI-W04-F060 chromosome 4, HSTE1.2, whole genome shotgun sequence, a single genomic window includes:
- the meis3 gene encoding homeobox protein Meis3 yields MEKRYEELVHYSGSEAMSVGGYGDDVRTLPPPQYGAPIPDSLKHHKDLIYGHPLFPLLALVFEKCELATCSPRDPASFSATSHLTGMTNHSDVCSSDSFNDDIAAFAKQIRSEKPIFSSNPELDNLMIQAIQVLRFHLLELEKVHDLCDNFCHRYITCLKGKMPTDLVMDDPQGGSKSDMEDFTGSCTSLSEQNASWLREPDECASTPLGTPGTCGLPSHSTADNCSDPGDGLDGVGSPSTGEEDESDRDRRNNKKRGIFPKVATNIMRAWLFQHLSHPYPSEEQKKQLSLDTGLTILQVNNWFINARRRIVQPMIDQTNRSGQGGPYSPEGAALGGYGLDGQAHLGLRTAGLQGMSSLHGDYSSALLSQPGYPPHPGPSLHPYPGPHPHPAMLLHPPPHAHPAEPLLAQGLDIHAH; encoded by the exons ATGGAGAAGAGG TATGAAGAGCTGGTGCACTACTCAGGGTCGGAGGCCATGTCAGTGGGGGGGTACGGCGACGACGTCAGGACGCTTCCTCCCCCACAGTACGGAGCCCCCATCCCTGACTCGCTCAAACACCACAAAGACCTGATCTATgg ACACCCACTGTTTCCACTGCTGGCCTTAGTGTTTGAGAAGTGCGAGCTGGCCACCTGCTCCCCTCGAGACCCTGCCTCCTTCTCCGCCACCTCCCACCTCACGGGCATGACCAACCACAGCGACGTCTGCTCCTCGGACTCCTTCAACGATGACATCGCTGCCTTCGCTAAGCAG ATTCGTTCAGAGAAACCCATATTTTCGTCCAATCCTGAGCTGGACAACTTG ATGATCCAGGCCATACAGGTTCTTCGCTTTCATCTGCTGGAGTTGGAGAAG GTGCACGACCTGTGTGACAACTTCTGCCATCGCTACATCACCTGTCTGAAGGGCAAAATGCCCACGGACCTGGTCATGGATGATCCGCAGGGAGGTTCCAAGTCTGACATGGAGGACTTCACTGGATCCTGCACCAGTCTGTCAGAGCAG AATGCATCATGGCTCCGGGAGCCAGATGAATGTGCCTCTACTCCTCTGGGAACACCAGGAACCTGTGGCCTGCCctcacacagcacagcagaCAACTGTAGCGACCCag GCGATGGTCTGGATGGAGTGGGCTCCCCcagcacaggagaggaggatgagtcTGACAGAGACCGGAGGAACAACAAGAAGAGAGGGATCTTCCCCAAAGTGGCCACAAACATCATGAGAGCCTGGCTCTTCCAGCACCTGTCG CACCCATACCCAtctgaggagcagaagaagcagctgtCGCTGGACACAGGACTGACCATCCTACAGGTCAACAACTG GTTCATCAACGCCAGGAGGAGAATAGTTCAGCCGATGATTGACCAGACAAATCGCTCAG GTCAGGGTGGTCCCTACAGCCCAGAGGGGGCGGCCCTCGGGGGCTACGGGCTTGACGGACAGGCCCACCTCGGTCTTCGAACAGCAG GTCTCCAGGGGATGTCTTCTCTGCATGGTGACTACTCCAGCGCTCTCTTGTCCCAGCCGGGCTACCCTCCCCACCCAGGACCTTCCCTCCACCCTTACCCCGGcccacacccccaccccgcCATGCTGCTCCACCCGCCGCCACACGCACACCCTGCAGAGCCACTCCTCGCGCAGGGACTGGACATACACGCACACTAG